A genomic region of Candidatus Bipolaricaulota bacterium contains the following coding sequences:
- a CDS encoding DUF86 domain-containing protein, translating to MERRLERLKECLLKLAPLANKRSEEFADNPYLRDIVERNLEVAAQACIDIANRIIALEQLEKPSDAHGAIEMLGKVGVLPREFAEKLAPIAGFRNILVHEYLEIDWAEIMKYLSRLDDLHAFMEYIKRWLKERTG from the coding sequence ATCGAGAGGCGCTTAGAGCGGCTGAAAGAGTGCTTGCTCAAATTGGCTCCACTCGCGAACAAGAGGAGTGAAGAATTCGCCGACAACCCTTATCTGCGCGATATCGTGGAGCGGAATCTAGAGGTCGCGGCGCAGGCGTGCATCGACATCGCCAATCGGATCATCGCCTTGGAGCAGTTGGAGAAACCGTCCGATGCCCATGGTGCGATAGAGATGCTCGGGAAAGTCGGCGTGCTACCGCGTGAGTTTGCGGAGAAGCTCGCCCCGATCGCCGGTTTCCGAAACATCCTTGTGCACGAATATCTGGAGATCGACTGGGCCGAGATCATGAAGTATCTGAGTCGGCTGGACGATCTGCACGCGTTCATGGAGTACATCAAACGCTGGTTGAAAGAGAGAACCGGTTGA